In Phyllopteryx taeniolatus isolate TA_2022b chromosome 1, UOR_Ptae_1.2, whole genome shotgun sequence, the following proteins share a genomic window:
- the actr5 gene encoding actin-related protein 5 isoform X2: MAAQQQPLCQIFSFRDCKTSPDPIFEPPAASRGTPTPIVIDNGSFQTRADWATVDFDAPRLLFRSVAARSRGAARSETQIGNDIPNLEPLRWLLKSQFDRNVVVNFEIQELIFDHVFTHLGVTSEGRVEHPLVLTEAPCNPQHCRQMMSELLFECYGVPHVSYGVDALYSFHHADNRRNPQPPRTGIVLSSGYHCSHILPVLDGRLDAVNCKRVNVAGGQAAAYLQRLLQLKYPGHLAAVTLGRMEELLHEHSYTAVDYQEELEKWRSPEFYEREVHRMQLPFSRKLPGGCVSVEERQERRAQQLRRLQEINARRRGEKLHQDQERLDRLMAVQELLEDGLSDQFRKSLAQLNMDSAEELQSYIAKLRLAVEQGRQRPPPHGDGGEGKTEARRTETFPKRSGDKNKSLQPAFNMAEYHQLFVGTERLRCPEILFRPSLTGEDQMGMMETLQYVLARYTPEQQEALVANVFLTGGNMQYPGMKERIARELLAIRPFQSHFKVSVATQPSLGAWLGARNWALEHAPGGAGGGAAGWISRQDYEEKGGEYLSEHCASNVFVPININKSLPARPAEPSVAVPTVASGPGGVVTSALTSSSSTSDAPVVSS; the protein is encoded by the exons ATGGCCGCCCAGCAGCAACCGCTTTGCCAAATTTTCTCATTTCGGGACTGTAAAACCTCTCCCGACCCAATTTTCGAGCCGCCGGCGGCCTCGCGTGGGACGCCGACCCCGATCGTGATCGACAACGGCTCGTTCCAGACCAGGGCCGACTGGGCGACGGTGGACTTTGACGCCCCGCGGCTGCTCTTCAGGTCGGTGGCGGCGCGCAGCCGAGGCGCCGCCCGCAGCGAGACCCAGATCGGCAACgacatccccaacctggagccTCTGCGGTGGCTGCTCAAGAGCCAGTTCGACCGGAATGTGGTGGTCAACTTCGAGATCCAGGAGCTGATTTTCGACCATGTGTTTACTCACCTGGGCGTCACCTCGGAG GGCCGCGTGGAGCACCCCCTGGTCCTGACCGAGGCGCCCTGCAACCCTCAGCACTGCCGCCAGATGATGTCGGAGTTGCTCTTCGAGTGCTACGGCGTCCCTCACGTCTCCTACGGAGTGGACGCCTTGTACAGTTTCCATCACGCCGACAATCGGCGGAACCCGCAGCCGCCACGGACCGGGATCGTTTTGTCCTCGGGGTACCACTGCTCGCACATCCTGCCCGTTCTCGACGGCAG GTTGGACGCGGTGAACTGTAAGCGTGTGAATGTGGCTGGAGGCCAGGCGGCGGCCTACCTGCAGAGGCTCCTCCAGCTCAAATATCCGGGTCACCTGGCTGCCGTCACACTCGGCCGCATGGAGGAACTGCTGCACGAGCACAGCTACACTGCTGTGGATTATCAAGAAG AGTTGGAAAAGTGGCGCAGCCCGGAGTTTTACGAGCGCGAGGTTCACCGGATGCAACTTCCCTTCTCGCGCAAGTTGCCCGGCGGCTGTGTGAGCGTGGAGGAGAGGCAAGAGAGGAGAGCGCAGCAGCTCCGGCGGCTCCAGGAGATCAACGCGCGACGTCGTGGCGAGAAACTACATCAGGACCAAGAGAGGCTGGACAGGCTGATGGCCGTACAG GAGCTGCTGGAGGACGGCTTATCGGATCAGTTCCGCAAGAGCCTGGCGCAGCTCAACATGGACTCGGCCGAGGAGCTGCAATCGTACATCGCCAAACTGCGGCTGGCCGTGGAGCAGGGCCGCCAGAGACCGCCGCCGCACGGCGACGGCGGCGAGGGAAAGACGGAGGCGAGGCGGACCGAGACTTTCCCCAA ACGCTCGGGTGACAAAAATAAGTCTCTCCAGCCAGCCTTCAACATGGCGGAATACCACCAACTCTTTGTGGGCACGGAGCGTCTGCGTTGTCCGGAGATCCTCTTCCGGCCCTCGCTGACTGGAGAAGACCAGATGGGGATGATGGAGACGCTTCAATATGTGTTGGCCAG GTACACTCCTGAGCAGCAGGAGGCGCTGGTCGCCAACGTGTTCCTGACGGGAGGAAACATGCAGTATCCGGGAATGAAGGAGAGGATAGCGCGAGAGCTGCTAGCTATAAGACCCTTCCAGTCACACTTCAAG GTGAGCGTGGCGACGCAGCCCAGCCTGGGCGCGTGGCTGGGGGCAAGAAACTGGGCGCTGGAGCACGCTCCTGGCGGTGCTGGAGGAGGAGCGGCGGGATGGATCAGCCGGCAGGACTACGAGGAGAAGGGCGGCGAGTACCTCAGCGAGCACTGCGCCTCCAACGTCTTCGTCCCCATCAACATCAACAAGTCGCTTCCCGCTCGGCCAGCCGAGCCCTCGGTTGCCGTGCCGACTGTCGCTTCCGGACCGGGCGGCGTGGTCACGTCCGCTCTGACTTCCTCTTCTTCCACTTCAGATGCTCCCGTGgtttcttcctaa
- the actr5 gene encoding actin-related protein 5 isoform X1, giving the protein MAAQQQPLCQIFSFRDCKTSPDPIFEPPAASRGTPTPIVIDNGSFQTRADWATVDFDAPRLLFRSVAARSRGAARSETQIGNDIPNLEPLRWLLKSQFDRNVVVNFEIQELIFDHVFTHLGVTSEGRVEHPLVLTEAPCNPQHCRQMMSELLFECYGVPHVSYGVDALYSFHHADNRRNPQPPRTGIVLSSGYHCSHILPVLDGRLDAVNCKRVNVAGGQAAAYLQRLLQLKYPGHLAAVTLGRMEELLHEHSYTAVDYQEELEKWRSPEFYEREVHRMQLPFSRKLPGGCVSVEERQERRAQQLRRLQEINARRRGEKLHQDQERLDRLMAVQELLEDGLSDQFRKSLAQLNMDSAEELQSYIAKLRLAVEQGRQRPPPHGDGGEGKTEISELEQHMEDGDGVAVMYPDFSEDTLPEKTNVNVVQPAFNMAEYHQLFVGTERLRCPEILFRPSLTGEDQMGMMETLQYVLARYTPEQQEALVANVFLTGGNMQYPGMKERIARELLAIRPFQSHFKVSVATQPSLGAWLGARNWALEHAPGGAGGGAAGWISRQDYEEKGGEYLSEHCASNVFVPININKSLPARPAEPSVAVPTVASGPGGVVTSALTSSSSTSDAPVVSS; this is encoded by the exons ATGGCCGCCCAGCAGCAACCGCTTTGCCAAATTTTCTCATTTCGGGACTGTAAAACCTCTCCCGACCCAATTTTCGAGCCGCCGGCGGCCTCGCGTGGGACGCCGACCCCGATCGTGATCGACAACGGCTCGTTCCAGACCAGGGCCGACTGGGCGACGGTGGACTTTGACGCCCCGCGGCTGCTCTTCAGGTCGGTGGCGGCGCGCAGCCGAGGCGCCGCCCGCAGCGAGACCCAGATCGGCAACgacatccccaacctggagccTCTGCGGTGGCTGCTCAAGAGCCAGTTCGACCGGAATGTGGTGGTCAACTTCGAGATCCAGGAGCTGATTTTCGACCATGTGTTTACTCACCTGGGCGTCACCTCGGAG GGCCGCGTGGAGCACCCCCTGGTCCTGACCGAGGCGCCCTGCAACCCTCAGCACTGCCGCCAGATGATGTCGGAGTTGCTCTTCGAGTGCTACGGCGTCCCTCACGTCTCCTACGGAGTGGACGCCTTGTACAGTTTCCATCACGCCGACAATCGGCGGAACCCGCAGCCGCCACGGACCGGGATCGTTTTGTCCTCGGGGTACCACTGCTCGCACATCCTGCCCGTTCTCGACGGCAG GTTGGACGCGGTGAACTGTAAGCGTGTGAATGTGGCTGGAGGCCAGGCGGCGGCCTACCTGCAGAGGCTCCTCCAGCTCAAATATCCGGGTCACCTGGCTGCCGTCACACTCGGCCGCATGGAGGAACTGCTGCACGAGCACAGCTACACTGCTGTGGATTATCAAGAAG AGTTGGAAAAGTGGCGCAGCCCGGAGTTTTACGAGCGCGAGGTTCACCGGATGCAACTTCCCTTCTCGCGCAAGTTGCCCGGCGGCTGTGTGAGCGTGGAGGAGAGGCAAGAGAGGAGAGCGCAGCAGCTCCGGCGGCTCCAGGAGATCAACGCGCGACGTCGTGGCGAGAAACTACATCAGGACCAAGAGAGGCTGGACAGGCTGATGGCCGTACAG GAGCTGCTGGAGGACGGCTTATCGGATCAGTTCCGCAAGAGCCTGGCGCAGCTCAACATGGACTCGGCCGAGGAGCTGCAATCGTACATCGCCAAACTGCGGCTGGCCGTGGAGCAGGGCCGCCAGAGACCGCCGCCGCACGGCGACGGCGGCGAGGGAAAGACGGAG ATCTCCGAGTTGGAGCAGCACATGGAGGACGGCGACGGCGTGGCCGTCATGTATCCTGACTTCTCTGAGGACACGCTGCCGGAAAAAACGAATGTGAATGTGGTCCAG CCAGCCTTCAACATGGCGGAATACCACCAACTCTTTGTGGGCACGGAGCGTCTGCGTTGTCCGGAGATCCTCTTCCGGCCCTCGCTGACTGGAGAAGACCAGATGGGGATGATGGAGACGCTTCAATATGTGTTGGCCAG GTACACTCCTGAGCAGCAGGAGGCGCTGGTCGCCAACGTGTTCCTGACGGGAGGAAACATGCAGTATCCGGGAATGAAGGAGAGGATAGCGCGAGAGCTGCTAGCTATAAGACCCTTCCAGTCACACTTCAAG GTGAGCGTGGCGACGCAGCCCAGCCTGGGCGCGTGGCTGGGGGCAAGAAACTGGGCGCTGGAGCACGCTCCTGGCGGTGCTGGAGGAGGAGCGGCGGGATGGATCAGCCGGCAGGACTACGAGGAGAAGGGCGGCGAGTACCTCAGCGAGCACTGCGCCTCCAACGTCTTCGTCCCCATCAACATCAACAAGTCGCTTCCCGCTCGGCCAGCCGAGCCCTCGGTTGCCGTGCCGACTGTCGCTTCCGGACCGGGCGGCGTGGTCACGTCCGCTCTGACTTCCTCTTCTTCCACTTCAGATGCTCCCGTGgtttcttcctaa